A window of Reinekea marina contains these coding sequences:
- the aac(6') gene encoding aminoglycoside 6'-N-acetyltransferase — MDIRVVNRIDIGEWAELRNELWPSSVDQHKRDLTQYFQGKSTQINHAYLSFNNGEIVGFIELNVRNYAEGSSEPRVPFVEGWYVKPDFQGTGIGKALMEAAEQWAIKSGYHELASDTEFSNEKSIALHKELGFKEVERVVCFLKKL, encoded by the coding sequence ATGGACATAAGAGTAGTAAACCGAATAGATATTGGTGAATGGGCAGAGCTAAGAAATGAGCTTTGGCCTAGCTCGGTAGATCAACATAAGAGAGATTTAACACAATACTTTCAAGGTAAATCAACCCAAATTAATCACGCCTATTTGAGCTTCAATAATGGTGAAATTGTTGGGTTTATAGAATTGAATGTTAGAAATTATGCCGAAGGGAGCTCCGAACCTAGAGTCCCTTTTGTAGAAGGGTGGTACGTGAAACCTGATTTTCAAGGAACAGGAATTGGAAAAGCGTTGATGGAAGCGGCCGAGCAATGGGCTATAAAGTCAGGTTATCACGAGTTAGCAAGCGATACTGAATTTTCTAATGAAAAAAGTATTGCACTGCATAAAGAATTAGGGTTTAAGGAAGTAGAACGAGTTGTTTGTTTTTTAAAGAAACTTTGA
- a CDS encoding nucleotidyltransferase family protein, translating to MKVLNAVQSIGLPDGIVAAGFVRNAVWDFLYGIETPLNDIDVIYFCESDISEEKDLMLEHQLFELEPDFPWSVKNQARMHIRNGDAPYKHCLNAMNFWPEKQTAVGAYLNPLNDLEIISSFNLSLLFNGEIEYNPARSLDVFNKRVTSKKWLTNWPLLKVKTSTLCTQ from the coding sequence ATGAAGGTGCTCAATGCGGTTCAGTCTATAGGGTTACCTGATGGTATAGTCGCAGCAGGCTTTGTAAGGAATGCTGTTTGGGATTTTCTATATGGAATCGAGACACCGTTAAATGATATCGACGTTATTTATTTTTGTGAATCGGATATTTCAGAAGAAAAAGACTTAATGTTGGAGCATCAACTATTCGAGCTTGAGCCTGATTTTCCTTGGTCGGTAAAGAATCAAGCCAGAATGCATATAAGAAATGGAGATGCACCTTATAAACATTGCTTGAACGCCATGAATTTTTGGCCTGAAAAGCAGACGGCAGTGGGCGCTTACCTTAATCCATTAAACGACCTGGAAATTATAAGTAGCTTTAACCTTTCGCTGTTGTTTAATGGGGAAATTGAATATAACCCTGCTCGATCTTTGGATGTGTTTAATAAAAGAGTTACTTCAAAAAAATGGCTAACTAATTGGCCCTTGTTGAAAGTTAAGACCAGTACTCTATGTACTCAGTAA
- a CDS encoding GNAT family N-acetyltransferase, whose translation MYSVKLRKAKPSDFDPLVELFTNARVRKYLGGVLRREDAELRAENYIVSKRDTDFVVEVEGDFCGLITLSSHIEEPGTEVSFQFLPNAYGKGIANESLTKVKSLISDRIVAETQLAIISSRKLLNRLGFIEVKQVSRHTEQQVIAVLEK comes from the coding sequence ATGTACTCAGTAAAGTTAAGAAAAGCAAAACCTTCTGACTTCGACCCATTGGTTGAACTGTTTACTAATGCACGCGTTCGAAAATACTTAGGAGGTGTGTTGAGAAGGGAAGACGCTGAACTTAGAGCCGAAAATTACATTGTTTCTAAGCGGGATACAGACTTTGTAGTTGAAGTAGAGGGCGATTTTTGTGGGTTGATTACTCTTTCCTCTCACATTGAAGAACCCGGCACTGAAGTATCCTTCCAATTCTTACCAAACGCCTATGGTAAGGGCATTGCTAATGAATCACTTACAAAAGTGAAAAGCCTTATATCAGATCGAATAGTAGCAGAAACTCAACTAGCGATTATTTCCTCTCGAAAGTTACTGAATCGATTAGGGTTTATTGAGGTTAAACAAGTTTCCCGCCACACAGAGCAGCAAGTAATAGCTGTGTTAGAAAAGTAG